In the genome of Lynx canadensis isolate LIC74 chromosome X, mLynCan4.pri.v2, whole genome shotgun sequence, one region contains:
- the PPP4R3C gene encoding protein PPP4R3C isoform X2, translated as MADKCRVKLYSLNRDQQWDDLGTGHISSTYVEHLQSVCLLVQSDSSEALILESKINSNTPYQRQQETLIVWSEAEGHGMALSFQDAEGCQQIWEDICRVQGKDPSVRITQDLLDESDQFDDILETADVFDLPSCEVGKLEDIDDFVSSILALPLPIHKERLALILENGNYIKNLLQLFHTCEDQGDTEGLHHLYEIIKGILFLNKTSLFEIMFSDECIMDVVGCLEYDPAMAQPKRHREFLTQHAKFKEVVPITDCELTQKIHQTYRVQYIHDILMPIPSMFEENFLSSLKTFIFLNKVQIVRMLHEDDNFLSEVFVQLRNETIDDDKQRELLFFFKEFCKFSQTLQPPDNDALFKTLTHLGILPVLKTVLSRKDLQMRSAATDILTYLVECSPSMIREFIMEEAQQSVDGNLFINLISEQMICDTDPELGGAIHLMELLRALIHPENMLSTPSKCERSEFLYFFYKHCIQNFIAPLFAITSENICEGDNVVGADKNNTFLTLSALRFMRGMIGLKDELYNYYIIKGNLFEPVVNAFLKNGTRYNMLNSAVIELFEYIRVENIKSLVIHIVEKFYKTLESIEYVQTFKGLKIRYDEEKDQQNQIWKNLHTILYSQILCRGIRVLEKKEKMCIKEDSKEEEAVMPPLEDDFPDPYDKFMETKNPKENEDKVDLPKRTSSGSYKISSSPSAGGANETSSQSSSSTVGLKNDPDDEEKDEGDETSPKKKPHLSS; from the exons ATGGCGGACAAATGTCGCGTGAAACTCTACTCCCTGAACCGAGATCAACAATGGGATGACCTAGGCACCGGGCACATCTCTTCGACTTACGTGGAGCATCTCCAGAGCGTGTGTCTGCTAGTTCAGTCGGATTCCAGTGAGGCGCTAATCCTGGAGTCGAAGATCAATTCGAATACGCCGTACCAGAGGCAACAGGAAACGCTGATTGTTTGGTCAGAAGCGGAGGGCCACGGTATGGCTTTAAGTTTCCAGGATGCCGAAGGTTGTCAGCAGATCTGGGAAGACATTTGCCGAGTTCAAGGTAAAGATCCATCTGTCCGTATCACACAAGACCTCTTAGATGAATCAGATCAGTTTGATGACATACTCGAAACTGCTGATGTGTTTGACTTGCCTAGCTGTGAAGTCGGTAAACTTGAAGATATTGATGACTTTGTTTCCTCGATTCTCGCTTTACCTTTACCTATCCATAAGGAAAGACTGGCTCTGATCTTAGAAAATGGGAACTATATTAAAAATTTGCTGCAGCTGTTCCACACTTGTGAAGACCAAGGGGACACTGAAGGTTTACACCATTTGTATGAAATTATTAAAGGCATCTTATTCCTTAACAAGACATCTCTGTTTGAGATCATGTTTTCTGATGAGTGTATCATGGATGTGGTGGGATGCCTCGAATATGACCCTGCAATGGCTCAGCCGAAAAGGCATAGGGAATTCTTGACTCAACATGCGAAGTTCAAGGAAGTTGTACCAATAACGGACTGTGAACTTACGCAAAAGATACATCAGACCTATAGGGTACAGTACATTCACGACATCCTTATGCCGATACCATCCATGTTTGAAGAGAATTTTCTTTCTAgtcttaaaacttttattttcctcaacaAGGTCCAGATAGTCCGCATGCTGCACGAAGATGACAACTTTTTGTCTGAAGTTTTTGTGCAGCTAAGGAACGAGACTATAGATGATGATAAACAGCGCGAGTTGCTATTTTTCTTCAAGGAATTCTGTAAATTTTCGCAGACATTACAGCCTCCGGACAACGATGCCCTCTTCAAAACATTGACGCATTTGGGAATTCTTCCTGTTCTGAAAACCGTGTTGAGCAGGAAGGATTTGCAGATGCGATCAGCTGCTACCGATATACTTACTTATCTAGTAGAGTGCAGTCCATCCATGATCCGAGAATTTATAATGGAAGAAGCCCAGCAGAGTGTAGATGGTAACCTTTTCATTAACTTAATAAGTGAGCAAATGATCTGTGACACTGATCCTGAGCTGGGAGGTGCTATTCATTTAATGGAACTTCTTCGTGCTCTAATCCATCCTGAAAATATGCTGTCAACACCTAGTAAATGCGAAAGAAGTGAGTTTCTATATTTCTTCTACAAGCATTGTATACAGAACTTCATAGCACCACTTTTTGCCATCACTTCAGAAAATATATGTGAAGGGGATAATGTAGTTGGAGCTGACAAAAACA ACACTTTCCTGACTCTGTCTGCTCTTCGCTTTATGAGAGGGATGATTGGCCTTAAAGATGAACTTTACAATTATTACATCATCAAGGGAAATCTTTTTGAGCCAGTTGTAAATGCTTTTCTGAAAAACGGGACTCGGTACAATATGTTGAATTCAGCTGTTATTGAGCTGTTTGAATATATAAGAGTGGAAAATATCAAATCTCTTGTTATACATATAGTTGAGAAGTTTTATAAAACACTTGAATCGATTGAATATGTTCAGACATTCAAAGGATTGAAGATCAGATATGATgaagaaaaagatcaacaaaatcaaatttGGAAGAATTTACATACTATACTGTATAGTCAAATACTCTGCAGAGGAATCAGAGTcttggagaagaaggaaaaaatgtgtattaaagAAGATTCAAAGGAAGAAGAAGCAGTTATGCCACCATTGGAAGATGATTTTCCAGATCCTTATGATAAGTTTATGGAGActaaaaacccaaaagaaaatgaagacaaggtAGATCTTCCTAAAAGAACATCTTCTGGGAGCTACAAAATCAGTTCATCCCCTTCTGCTGGTGGTGCTAATGAAACGAGTAGCCAGAGCAGTAGCAGCACGGTTGGCTTAAAGAATGATCCAGAtgatgaagaaaaagatgaaggagATGAAACATCGCCCAAGAAGAAACCACATCTTAGCTCGTAA
- the PPP4R3C gene encoding protein PPP4R3C isoform X1 yields MADKCRVKLYSLNRDQQWDDLGTGHISSTYVEHLQSVCLLVQSDSSEALILESKINSNTPYQRQQETLIVWSEAEGHGMALSFQDAEGCQQIWEDICRVQGKDPSVRITQDLLDESDQFDDILETADVFDLPSCEVGKLEDIDDFVSSILALPLPIHKERLALILENGNYIKNLLQLFHTCEDQGDTEGLHHLYEIIKGILFLNKTSLFEIMFSDECIMDVVGCLEYDPAMAQPKRHREFLTQHAKFKEVVPITDCELTQKIHQTYRVQYIHDILMPIPSMFEENFLSSLKTFIFLNKVQIVRMLHEDDNFLSEVFVQLRNETIDDDKQRELLFFFKEFCKFSQTLQPPDNDALFKTLTHLGILPVLKTVLSRKDLQMRSAATDILTYLVECSPSMIREFIMEEAQQSVDGNLFINLISEQMICDTDPELGGAIHLMELLRALIHPENMLSTPSKCERSEFLYFFYKHCIQNFIAPLFAITSENICEGDNVVGADKNSPNNYQTAGLLSLILELLTFCVQHHTYYIKNYILSNDLLRRVLILMSSKHTFLTLSALRFMRGMIGLKDELYNYYIIKGNLFEPVVNAFLKNGTRYNMLNSAVIELFEYIRVENIKSLVIHIVEKFYKTLESIEYVQTFKGLKIRYDEEKDQQNQIWKNLHTILYSQILCRGIRVLEKKEKMCIKEDSKEEEAVMPPLEDDFPDPYDKFMETKNPKENEDKVDLPKRTSSGSYKISSSPSAGGANETSSQSSSSTVGLKNDPDDEEKDEGDETSPKKKPHLSS; encoded by the coding sequence ATGGCGGACAAATGTCGCGTGAAACTCTACTCCCTGAACCGAGATCAACAATGGGATGACCTAGGCACCGGGCACATCTCTTCGACTTACGTGGAGCATCTCCAGAGCGTGTGTCTGCTAGTTCAGTCGGATTCCAGTGAGGCGCTAATCCTGGAGTCGAAGATCAATTCGAATACGCCGTACCAGAGGCAACAGGAAACGCTGATTGTTTGGTCAGAAGCGGAGGGCCACGGTATGGCTTTAAGTTTCCAGGATGCCGAAGGTTGTCAGCAGATCTGGGAAGACATTTGCCGAGTTCAAGGTAAAGATCCATCTGTCCGTATCACACAAGACCTCTTAGATGAATCAGATCAGTTTGATGACATACTCGAAACTGCTGATGTGTTTGACTTGCCTAGCTGTGAAGTCGGTAAACTTGAAGATATTGATGACTTTGTTTCCTCGATTCTCGCTTTACCTTTACCTATCCATAAGGAAAGACTGGCTCTGATCTTAGAAAATGGGAACTATATTAAAAATTTGCTGCAGCTGTTCCACACTTGTGAAGACCAAGGGGACACTGAAGGTTTACACCATTTGTATGAAATTATTAAAGGCATCTTATTCCTTAACAAGACATCTCTGTTTGAGATCATGTTTTCTGATGAGTGTATCATGGATGTGGTGGGATGCCTCGAATATGACCCTGCAATGGCTCAGCCGAAAAGGCATAGGGAATTCTTGACTCAACATGCGAAGTTCAAGGAAGTTGTACCAATAACGGACTGTGAACTTACGCAAAAGATACATCAGACCTATAGGGTACAGTACATTCACGACATCCTTATGCCGATACCATCCATGTTTGAAGAGAATTTTCTTTCTAgtcttaaaacttttattttcctcaacaAGGTCCAGATAGTCCGCATGCTGCACGAAGATGACAACTTTTTGTCTGAAGTTTTTGTGCAGCTAAGGAACGAGACTATAGATGATGATAAACAGCGCGAGTTGCTATTTTTCTTCAAGGAATTCTGTAAATTTTCGCAGACATTACAGCCTCCGGACAACGATGCCCTCTTCAAAACATTGACGCATTTGGGAATTCTTCCTGTTCTGAAAACCGTGTTGAGCAGGAAGGATTTGCAGATGCGATCAGCTGCTACCGATATACTTACTTATCTAGTAGAGTGCAGTCCATCCATGATCCGAGAATTTATAATGGAAGAAGCCCAGCAGAGTGTAGATGGTAACCTTTTCATTAACTTAATAAGTGAGCAAATGATCTGTGACACTGATCCTGAGCTGGGAGGTGCTATTCATTTAATGGAACTTCTTCGTGCTCTAATCCATCCTGAAAATATGCTGTCAACACCTAGTAAATGCGAAAGAAGTGAGTTTCTATATTTCTTCTACAAGCATTGTATACAGAACTTCATAGCACCACTTTTTGCCATCACTTCAGAAAATATATGTGAAGGGGATAATGTAGTTGGAGCTGACAAAAACAGCCCCAATAATTATCAAACAGCAGGGCTGCTTTCTTTAATTTTGGAGCTGCTCACATTTTGTGTGCAACATCACACATATTACATAAAAAACTATATTTTGAGCAATGACTTGCTAAGAAGAGTCTTGATCTTGATGAGTTCAAAGCACACTTTCCTGACTCTGTCTGCTCTTCGCTTTATGAGAGGGATGATTGGCCTTAAAGATGAACTTTACAATTATTACATCATCAAGGGAAATCTTTTTGAGCCAGTTGTAAATGCTTTTCTGAAAAACGGGACTCGGTACAATATGTTGAATTCAGCTGTTATTGAGCTGTTTGAATATATAAGAGTGGAAAATATCAAATCTCTTGTTATACATATAGTTGAGAAGTTTTATAAAACACTTGAATCGATTGAATATGTTCAGACATTCAAAGGATTGAAGATCAGATATGATgaagaaaaagatcaacaaaatcaaatttGGAAGAATTTACATACTATACTGTATAGTCAAATACTCTGCAGAGGAATCAGAGTcttggagaagaaggaaaaaatgtgtattaaagAAGATTCAAAGGAAGAAGAAGCAGTTATGCCACCATTGGAAGATGATTTTCCAGATCCTTATGATAAGTTTATGGAGActaaaaacccaaaagaaaatgaagacaaggtAGATCTTCCTAAAAGAACATCTTCTGGGAGCTACAAAATCAGTTCATCCCCTTCTGCTGGTGGTGCTAATGAAACGAGTAGCCAGAGCAGTAGCAGCACGGTTGGCTTAAAGAATGATCCAGAtgatgaagaaaaagatgaaggagATGAAACATCGCCCAAGAAGAAACCACATCTTAGCTCGTAA